Proteins encoded together in one Jaculus jaculus isolate mJacJac1 chromosome 7, mJacJac1.mat.Y.cur, whole genome shotgun sequence window:
- the Ndufb1 gene encoding NADH dehydrogenase [ubiquinone] 1 beta subcomplex subunit 1 — protein MSFLQLVRDYWVHTLVPIGFVFGCYLDKKSDEKLTTFRNKSMLFRRELRPNEEVTWK, from the exons ATGAGTTTCCTTCAGCTTGTGCGTGACTACTGGGTTCATACACTTGTCCCTATTGGATTTGTCTTTGGATGTTATCTGGACAAAAAGAGTGATGAAAAGCTAACTACCTTCCGGAACAAGAGTATGTTATTCAGAAG gGAATTGAGGCCCAATGAAGAAGTAACCTGGAAGTAA
- the Atxn3 gene encoding ataxin-3 isoform X1 — MESIFHEKQEGSLCAQHCLNNLLQGEYFSPVELSSIAHQLDEEERMRMAEGGVTSEDYRTFLQQPSGNMDDSGFFSIQVISNALKVWGLELILFNSPEYQRLRVDPINERSFICNYKEHWFTVRKLGKQWFNLNSLLTGPELISDTYLALFLAQLQQEGYSIFVVKGDLPDCEADQLLQMIRVQQMHRPKLIGEELAQLKEQSVLKADLERVLDANDGSGMLEEDEEDLQRALALSRQDIAMEDEEADLRRAIQLSMQGSSRNISQDTPQTSSTNLTSEELRKRREAYFEKQQQQKIDPPGQLSYPCERPTTSSEGLRNDQGDGMSEEDMLQAAVTMSLETVKNNLKAEGKK, encoded by the exons ATGGAGTCCATCTTCCACGAGAAA CAAGAAGGCTCACTCTGTGCTCAGCATTGCCTGAATAATCTATTGCAAGGAGAGTATTTCAGCCCTGTGGAATTATCCTCAATTGCACATCAGCTAGATGAAGAAGAAAGGATGAGAATGGCAGAAGGAGGAGTTACGAGTGAAGACTACCGTACATTTTTGCAG CAGCCCTCTGGAAATATGGATGACAGTGGCTTCTTCTCTATTCAA GTTATAAGCAATGCCTTGAAAGTTTGGGGTTTAGAACTAATCCTGTTCAACAGTCCAGAGTACCAGAGGCTCAGAGTTGATCCTAT aaatgaaagatCATTTATATGCAATTATAAAGAACATTGGTTTACAGTTAGAAAATTAGGAAAACAG TGGTTTAACTTGAATTCTCTATTGACGGGTCCAGAATTGATATCTGACACATACCTGGCACTTTTCTTGGCTCAGTTACAACAGGAAG GTTATTCTATATTTGTTGTTAAGGGTGACCTGCCAGACTGTGAAGCTGACCAGCTTTTGCAGATGATCAGGGTCCAGCAGATGCATCGGCCAAAACTTATTGGAGAGGAATTAGCACAGCTGAAAGAACAGAG TGTTCTTAAAGCTGACCTGGAGCGGGTCTTAGACGCAAACGATGGATCAGGAATGTtagaggaagatgaggaggatTTGCAGAGGGCTCTGGCACTAAGTCGCCAGGACATTGCCATGGAGGATGAAGAAGCAGATCTCCGCAGGGCCATTCAGCTCAGTATGCAAG gtaGTTCCAGGAATATATCTCAAGATACCCCACAGACATCAAGTACAAATCTTACTTCCGAAGAGCTACGGAAAAGAAGAGAAGCCTACTTTGAAAA gcagcagcagcaaaagATAGATCCACCTGGACAGCTTTCATACCCGTGTGAAAGGCCAACCACAAGTTCGGAAGGACTTAGGAATGATCAAG
- the Atxn3 gene encoding ataxin-3 isoform X2, translating into MESIFHEKQEGSLCAQHCLNNLLQGEYFSPVELSSIAHQLDEEERMRMAEGGVTSEDYRTFLQPSGNMDDSGFFSIQVISNALKVWGLELILFNSPEYQRLRVDPINERSFICNYKEHWFTVRKLGKQWFNLNSLLTGPELISDTYLALFLAQLQQEGYSIFVVKGDLPDCEADQLLQMIRVQQMHRPKLIGEELAQLKEQSVLKADLERVLDANDGSGMLEEDEEDLQRALALSRQDIAMEDEEADLRRAIQLSMQGSSRNISQDTPQTSSTNLTSEELRKRREAYFEKQQQQKIDPPGQLSYPCERPTTSSEGLRNDQGDGMSEEDMLQAAVTMSLETVKNNLKAEGKK; encoded by the exons ATGGAGTCCATCTTCCACGAGAAA CAAGAAGGCTCACTCTGTGCTCAGCATTGCCTGAATAATCTATTGCAAGGAGAGTATTTCAGCCCTGTGGAATTATCCTCAATTGCACATCAGCTAGATGAAGAAGAAAGGATGAGAATGGCAGAAGGAGGAGTTACGAGTGAAGACTACCGTACATTTTTGCAG CCCTCTGGAAATATGGATGACAGTGGCTTCTTCTCTATTCAA GTTATAAGCAATGCCTTGAAAGTTTGGGGTTTAGAACTAATCCTGTTCAACAGTCCAGAGTACCAGAGGCTCAGAGTTGATCCTAT aaatgaaagatCATTTATATGCAATTATAAAGAACATTGGTTTACAGTTAGAAAATTAGGAAAACAG TGGTTTAACTTGAATTCTCTATTGACGGGTCCAGAATTGATATCTGACACATACCTGGCACTTTTCTTGGCTCAGTTACAACAGGAAG GTTATTCTATATTTGTTGTTAAGGGTGACCTGCCAGACTGTGAAGCTGACCAGCTTTTGCAGATGATCAGGGTCCAGCAGATGCATCGGCCAAAACTTATTGGAGAGGAATTAGCACAGCTGAAAGAACAGAG TGTTCTTAAAGCTGACCTGGAGCGGGTCTTAGACGCAAACGATGGATCAGGAATGTtagaggaagatgaggaggatTTGCAGAGGGCTCTGGCACTAAGTCGCCAGGACATTGCCATGGAGGATGAAGAAGCAGATCTCCGCAGGGCCATTCAGCTCAGTATGCAAG gtaGTTCCAGGAATATATCTCAAGATACCCCACAGACATCAAGTACAAATCTTACTTCCGAAGAGCTACGGAAAAGAAGAGAAGCCTACTTTGAAAA gcagcagcagcaaaagATAGATCCACCTGGACAGCTTTCATACCCGTGTGAAAGGCCAACCACAAGTTCGGAAGGACTTAGGAATGATCAAG
- the Atxn3 gene encoding ataxin-3 isoform X3 yields the protein MESIFHEKQEGSLCAQHCLNNLLQGEYFSPVELSSIAHQLDEEERMRMAEGGVTSEDYRTFLQQPSGNMDDSGFFSIQVISNALKVWGLELILFNSPEYQRLRVDPINERSFICNYKEHWFTVRKLGKQWFNLNSLLTGPELISDTYLALFLAQLQQEGYSIFVVKGDLPDCEADQLLQMIRVQQMHRPKLIGEELAQLKEQSVLKADLERVLDANDGSGMLEEDEEDLQRALALSRQDIAMEDEEADLRRAIQLSMQGSSRNISQDTPQTSSTNLTSEELRKRREAYFEK from the exons ATGGAGTCCATCTTCCACGAGAAA CAAGAAGGCTCACTCTGTGCTCAGCATTGCCTGAATAATCTATTGCAAGGAGAGTATTTCAGCCCTGTGGAATTATCCTCAATTGCACATCAGCTAGATGAAGAAGAAAGGATGAGAATGGCAGAAGGAGGAGTTACGAGTGAAGACTACCGTACATTTTTGCAG CAGCCCTCTGGAAATATGGATGACAGTGGCTTCTTCTCTATTCAA GTTATAAGCAATGCCTTGAAAGTTTGGGGTTTAGAACTAATCCTGTTCAACAGTCCAGAGTACCAGAGGCTCAGAGTTGATCCTAT aaatgaaagatCATTTATATGCAATTATAAAGAACATTGGTTTACAGTTAGAAAATTAGGAAAACAG TGGTTTAACTTGAATTCTCTATTGACGGGTCCAGAATTGATATCTGACACATACCTGGCACTTTTCTTGGCTCAGTTACAACAGGAAG GTTATTCTATATTTGTTGTTAAGGGTGACCTGCCAGACTGTGAAGCTGACCAGCTTTTGCAGATGATCAGGGTCCAGCAGATGCATCGGCCAAAACTTATTGGAGAGGAATTAGCACAGCTGAAAGAACAGAG TGTTCTTAAAGCTGACCTGGAGCGGGTCTTAGACGCAAACGATGGATCAGGAATGTtagaggaagatgaggaggatTTGCAGAGGGCTCTGGCACTAAGTCGCCAGGACATTGCCATGGAGGATGAAGAAGCAGATCTCCGCAGGGCCATTCAGCTCAGTATGCAAG gtaGTTCCAGGAATATATCTCAAGATACCCCACAGACATCAAGTACAAATCTTACTTCCGAAGAGCTACGGAAAAGAAGAGAAGCCTACTTTGAAAA